From Mucilaginibacter rubeus, a single genomic window includes:
- a CDS encoding histone H1 produces MVNFEKVKEVIAAAEADAASFYEKGNKAAGTRLRNAMQQLKVLATDIRKEVTELKNTEK; encoded by the coding sequence ATGGTAAATTTTGAAAAAGTGAAAGAAGTTATCGCAGCGGCAGAAGCTGACGCGGCAAGCTTTTATGAAAAAGGTAACAAAGCAGCTGGTACAAGGTTGCGTAATGCTATGCAACAATTAAAAGTATTAGCTACGGATATCCGTAAAGAAGTTACTGAACTTAAAAACACTGAAAAATAA
- a CDS encoding beta-L-arabinofuranosidase domain-containing protein, whose protein sequence is MINKQKVAGVLAVSLTALVSPLLAQQKDYPIQPVAFTSVHVNDNFWQPKMEVNAKVTIPYVLAQCKANGRVDNFLRAAKKLDGDKLSEFPFDDTDVYKAIEGASYSMQNKRNPELDKSIDSLISIIGAAQEPDGYLYTFRTVNAKKPHEWIGDKRWVNEEILSHELYNAGHLYEAAVAHYQATGKRTLLNIAIKNADLLVKTFGPGKIEEYPGHQIVEIGLSKMYRVTGNKQYLDLAKFFLDVRGPKGDAYNQADKKVVDQHEAEGHAVRAAYMYTGMADIAALTGNTSYLTAIDDIWSDVVTKKLYITGGIGATGAGEAFGDAYQLPNMSAYAETCAAIGNVYWNNRMFLLHGDSKYIDVLERTLYNGLLSGVSLSGNRFFYPNPLASMFQHQRSAWISCACCISNMTRFLPSLPGYVYAKNKNDLYVNLFMSNSSNIKLTEGNVNIVQQTDYPWKGRVDITVNPDKAGEFTLRVRIPGWAKQQPVPGDLYTFMDKKSFPLTLMINGQAKSFETEKGYAVLKRTWKKGDKVSLLLPMETEKVLANNQVKDDRGRFAFERGPIVYCLEGPDNKDSLVQNILINKNAIANANYQADLLNGVDVITAEGKSAKRQLKTDSLLQTDQMVKAIPYYAWANRGPSEMTVWIPYEASAVRPKPAPTIASTSKVSASLKNTRMFAAIKDQYEPADSKDTNYPYLHWWPAKNTSEFVQYDFDAEHTVSESKVYWYDDGPWGGCRIPASYKILYKKDGQWVPVKNTTPYTVSKDGFNVVTFEPVATTALRMEIQLPVDNSSGIHEWAVK, encoded by the coding sequence ATGATCAATAAACAAAAAGTCGCCGGTGTACTTGCTGTGTCTTTAACGGCACTTGTAAGTCCGCTTTTGGCGCAGCAAAAGGATTATCCTATCCAGCCGGTTGCCTTTACCAGCGTGCATGTCAATGACAACTTCTGGCAGCCAAAAATGGAGGTAAACGCTAAGGTTACTATTCCGTATGTATTGGCGCAATGTAAAGCCAATGGCCGTGTAGACAATTTTTTACGCGCCGCAAAAAAACTGGACGGCGATAAGCTAAGTGAATTCCCATTTGATGATACTGACGTGTACAAAGCCATAGAGGGCGCCTCTTATTCCATGCAGAATAAAAGAAACCCGGAGCTTGATAAATCAATTGATAGCCTTATCTCTATCATCGGTGCGGCCCAGGAGCCGGATGGCTATTTGTACACTTTCAGAACGGTTAATGCCAAAAAACCGCACGAATGGATTGGCGACAAACGCTGGGTGAATGAAGAAATATTGAGCCATGAGCTGTACAACGCAGGCCATCTTTACGAGGCTGCCGTTGCGCATTACCAGGCTACAGGCAAGCGCACGCTACTCAACATCGCAATAAAAAATGCCGATTTGTTGGTAAAAACTTTTGGGCCTGGCAAAATAGAGGAATATCCGGGCCACCAGATCGTAGAAATCGGCCTTTCAAAAATGTACCGTGTTACCGGCAACAAGCAATATCTTGACCTGGCTAAGTTTTTCTTAGATGTTCGCGGACCTAAAGGCGATGCTTATAACCAGGCCGATAAAAAGGTAGTTGATCAGCACGAGGCCGAAGGTCACGCCGTAAGGGCAGCTTACATGTACACCGGCATGGCCGATATCGCGGCCTTAACAGGCAATACAAGCTATTTGACGGCCATAGATGATATCTGGAGCGATGTGGTAACCAAAAAGCTTTATATAACAGGCGGCATCGGTGCAACCGGGGCTGGCGAGGCTTTCGGTGATGCATACCAATTGCCAAACATGTCAGCTTATGCTGAAACCTGTGCTGCTATTGGTAATGTTTACTGGAATAACAGGATGTTCCTGCTCCATGGCGATTCAAAATACATCGACGTACTTGAACGTACGCTGTATAACGGCCTGCTGTCGGGCGTATCGTTGAGTGGTAACAGGTTCTTCTATCCTAACCCGCTGGCTTCTATGTTCCAGCACCAGCGCAGCGCATGGATCAGCTGTGCCTGCTGTATCAGCAACATGACCCGCTTTTTACCATCATTACCGGGTTATGTTTACGCTAAAAACAAAAACGACCTTTACGTTAACCTGTTCATGAGCAACTCAAGCAATATCAAGCTTACTGAGGGCAACGTGAATATTGTGCAGCAAACAGATTACCCCTGGAAAGGTCGGGTTGATATTACTGTTAACCCCGATAAAGCAGGCGAGTTCACTTTAAGGGTGCGCATACCAGGCTGGGCAAAACAACAACCTGTACCGGGCGACCTGTACACCTTTATGGATAAAAAATCCTTCCCGCTTACGCTGATGATTAACGGGCAGGCAAAATCATTTGAAACAGAAAAAGGTTACGCCGTATTAAAACGCACCTGGAAAAAAGGCGACAAGGTTTCGCTTTTATTACCGATGGAAACCGAAAAGGTACTGGCCAATAACCAGGTTAAGGATGACAGGGGCAGATTTGCCTTTGAGCGCGGTCCTATTGTTTATTGCCTTGAAGGCCCGGACAATAAAGACAGCCTGGTGCAAAATATATTGATCAATAAAAACGCTATCGCCAACGCCAACTATCAGGCCGATCTGTTAAACGGTGTTGACGTAATTACTGCAGAGGGAAAAAGCGCTAAACGCCAGCTAAAAACCGACAGCCTTTTACAAACCGATCAGATGGTGAAGGCTATCCCCTACTACGCCTGGGCTAACCGCGGACCAAGCGAAATGACCGTTTGGATCCCTTATGAAGCTTCGGCAGTGCGGCCAAAACCGGCTCCAACTATCGCAAGTACAAGTAAGGTAAGCGCTTCGTTAAAAAATACGAGAATGTTTGCGGCCATCAAAGACCAGTATGAGCCTGCCGACTCAAAAGACACCAATTACCCATACCTGCACTGGTGGCCCGCTAAAAACACCAGCGAGTTTGTGCAGTATGATTTTGATGCCGAGCATACTGTAAGCGAATCAAAAGTATATTGGTATGATGATGGCCCGTGGGGCGGTTGCCGTATCCCGGCGTCATACAAAATCCTGTATAAGAAAGACGGTCAATGGGTTCCGGTTAAAAACACTACGCCTTACACCGTAAGTAAAGACGGCTTTAACGTGGTTACTTTTGAACCGGTGGCTACTACGGCCCTACGTATGGAAATCCAATTACCGGTTGATAATTCAAGCGGCATCCATGAATGGGCAGTTAAATAA